The following are from one region of the Armatimonadota bacterium genome:
- a CDS encoding cellulase family glycosylhydrolase: MANSAAVKSAVWVVAAAVTFGLPAAAAHVRVVGPKLVNESGEALVLRGANWGWWGCVEPHDASDMKRLGATLVRIAFLHDKVTDPPDSDRIGGPGLALLDNMCSWAQEAGLWFILDYHTPPGGNNPWSWNYGGANRLWRERKLQEQWIAVWTQLVRRYRHYDRLLGYELMNEPVPEQDYPLEDYERLCLEAIDAIRAEDPDRPIVVSDPYCSSIAGLEKALLPRPSLVYTIHFYEPGILTYWQIPDGRYPGVWPLVQRWLENTPEDWGASGDTDWHVLEQTFTPPAEATHGQLILRSTRNVGTCWFDDVNLLCDGETVPISDNLDFPPNRKSEGWIVERQTAGQFAWDPHEGHSAPGSLRIQGTDSYNAWALQKKFRIKQGAQYVLRCHVKTSKATGHSYPMVAWFHYEEEQVDRAWLAARIRPAVEFRERHQVPVFCGEFGCAQPSWGDGVTWVADVANILNRFEIPWTYWNWRETTGMGSMGVWVRNAEHQYVPQQALVDALSRAWQE, translated from the coding sequence ATGGCCAATTCAGCTGCAGTGAAGTCGGCGGTCTGGGTGGTGGCGGCGGCAGTGACGTTTGGGTTACCGGCGGCGGCAGCCCACGTCAGGGTCGTCGGCCCCAAACTGGTGAATGAGTCGGGAGAAGCGTTGGTGCTCAGGGGCGCCAATTGGGGTTGGTGGGGCTGTGTGGAGCCGCATGATGCCTCCGATATGAAGCGCCTGGGCGCCACTCTGGTGCGGATTGCCTTCCTTCATGACAAGGTAACCGATCCACCCGACAGCGACCGGATCGGCGGGCCGGGCCTCGCGCTGCTGGACAACATGTGTAGCTGGGCCCAGGAGGCAGGTCTGTGGTTCATCCTGGACTATCACACCCCTCCTGGCGGCAACAACCCCTGGAGCTGGAATTACGGAGGCGCGAACCGGCTTTGGCGGGAGCGCAAGCTGCAGGAGCAGTGGATTGCTGTGTGGACGCAACTGGTCCGGCGCTATCGGCACTACGACCGCCTTCTGGGATACGAATTGATGAACGAGCCCGTGCCGGAACAGGACTACCCGCTGGAGGACTACGAACGGCTTTGCCTGGAGGCAATAGACGCTATCCGGGCCGAGGACCCTGATCGTCCCATCGTTGTCAGCGATCCCTACTGCTCCAGCATCGCCGGCCTGGAGAAGGCTCTGCTGCCGCGACCCAGTCTCGTATATACCATACACTTCTATGAGCCGGGCATTCTGACATACTGGCAGATCCCTGACGGCCGCTATCCCGGCGTGTGGCCCCTTGTCCAGCGCTGGCTGGAAAACACGCCGGAAGACTGGGGCGCCTCCGGCGACACCGATTGGCACGTGCTGGAGCAGACCTTTACGCCCCCGGCGGAAGCCACCCACGGGCAGCTCATCCTGCGTTCGACGCGCAACGTGGGTACTTGCTGGTTTGACGATGTGAACCTGCTGTGCGACGGTGAGACGGTCCCGATCTCCGACAACCTGGACTTCCCACCGAACAGGAAATCGGAGGGGTGGATCGTCGAGCGCCAGACCGCCGGGCAGTTCGCCTGGGATCCGCACGAAGGCCACAGTGCCCCGGGCTCCCTGCGCATTCAGGGTACCGACTCCTACAACGCATGGGCGTTGCAGAAGAAGTTCCGTATCAAGCAGGGCGCTCAATACGTCTTGCGTTGCCACGTCAAGACCAGCAAGGCAACGGGACACAGCTACCCGATGGTTGCATGGTTCCACTACGAGGAGGAGCAAGTGGACAGAGCCTGGCTGGCGGCACGCATCCGCCCCGCGGTGGAGTTCCGGGAGCGGCACCAGGTGCCGGTGTTTTGCGGTGAATTTGGCTGCGCCCAGCCGTCCTGGGGCGACGGGGTCACCTGGGTGGCCGACGTAGCAAACATCCTGAACCGCTTCGAGATCCCCTGGACGTACTGGAATTGGCGGGAGACAACGGGGATGGGCAGCATGGGTGTGTGGGTGAGGAATGCTGAGCACCAATATGTGCCCCAGCAGGCCTTGGTGGACGCCCTCAGCCGGGCTTGGCAGGAATAG
- a CDS encoding Gfo/Idh/MocA family oxidoreductase yields the protein MALKVGLVGFKGIVRSHVPAYQQSELADLVAVCDPVPGRAKAAGDELGIKSYESLADMLDAHPDLDIVDVCTGGYENGSWHYEPALEAIEAGKNVLVEKPLSSDVTEARHLVARAAEKKVALGCNLNHYFTPVGDRARKYVDDGDVGELVYCLCKMGFHGGHVDGYKGPGNPKVKGFPYFHVKAFLSHPFSVMRYLCGDITHVQAFLDSPGFRRAGGDVTLSTASIHVRFSGGGVGYLLSQRGDAPYGLGGWWSIEVAGTRGTFCIENCIEKLSYWKAPRGGGPGQAEVEADEITTTGTVDFNQTFVHRINAFLEDVANGVHPDHVRASGRDALAALEYTFAVIESHENGGALVRPHPLPPLHGDPLAMPD from the coding sequence ATGGCGCTGAAAGTTGGTCTCGTGGGTTTCAAAGGAATCGTCCGTTCGCACGTCCCCGCATACCAGCAGAGCGAACTTGCCGATCTGGTGGCTGTCTGCGATCCAGTCCCCGGCCGGGCGAAGGCGGCAGGGGACGAGCTTGGGATCAAAAGCTACGAGAGCCTTGCGGATATGCTGGACGCCCACCCGGACCTGGACATTGTGGATGTCTGCACCGGCGGCTATGAGAACGGGAGCTGGCACTATGAGCCGGCACTTGAGGCAATCGAGGCGGGCAAGAACGTGCTGGTTGAGAAGCCCTTGTCGAGTGATGTGACGGAGGCGCGGCATCTGGTGGCGCGCGCCGCGGAGAAGAAGGTGGCTTTGGGGTGCAATTTGAACCACTACTTCACGCCCGTTGGCGACCGCGCGCGAAAGTACGTAGATGACGGCGATGTGGGCGAGCTTGTCTACTGCCTGTGCAAGATGGGGTTCCACGGCGGGCATGTTGACGGCTACAAAGGCCCCGGAAACCCGAAGGTCAAGGGGTTCCCGTATTTCCACGTGAAGGCGTTCCTGTCCCACCCCTTCAGCGTCATGCGCTATCTATGCGGGGACATCACTCATGTGCAGGCTTTCCTGGACAGCCCCGGATTCCGCAGAGCGGGCGGGGATGTGACGCTGTCCACGGCCAGTATTCATGTGCGGTTCTCGGGCGGCGGCGTGGGTTACCTGTTGAGCCAGCGTGGAGACGCGCCGTATGGTCTGGGCGGCTGGTGGAGCATTGAGGTGGCGGGGACCCGGGGGACGTTCTGTATCGAAAACTGCATCGAGAAGCTGTCTTACTGGAAGGCGCCTCGCGGCGGCGGACCGGGTCAGGCCGAGGTCGAGGCGGATGAGATCACCACCACGGGGACCGTGGACTTCAACCAGACCTTTGTTCATCGCATCAACGCATTTCTTGAGGATGTTGCCAATGGCGTACATCCGGATCATGTTCGGGCTTCGGGTCGAGATGCCCTGGCGGCGCTGGAGTACACCTTCGCGGTGATTGAGTCCCACGAGAACGGTGGTGCACTCGTGCGGCCTCACCCCCTGCCGCCGCTGCACGGGGACCCGCTGGCGATGCCGGACTGA
- a CDS encoding prepilin-type N-terminal cleavage/methylation domain-containing protein, whose amino-acid sequence MRRGFTLIELLVVIAIIAILAAILFPVFAQARSKARQASCLSNMKQIALAWNMYAQDYDETTCPIYIAVGAARYRWQQLLQPYIRNTEIYRCLEGPPAIDPYTGLYMSYGMNSTNDGTYCLWYSTALASIEAPAETIVASDSMDGRYYVYWAATAPNERYVDKRHNDGANHFYADGHAKWQLETKQREWTVIASD is encoded by the coding sequence ATGCGACGCGGCTTCACGCTTATCGAACTGCTGGTGGTCATCGCGATCATCGCGATCCTCGCCGCTATTCTCTTTCCCGTCTTCGCCCAGGCCCGGAGCAAGGCCCGGCAGGCGTCGTGCCTGAGCAACATGAAGCAAATTGCTCTTGCCTGGAACATGTACGCCCAGGACTATGACGAGACCACCTGTCCCATCTACATTGCGGTGGGTGCGGCGCGGTACCGGTGGCAGCAGTTGCTGCAGCCGTATATCCGGAACACCGAGATCTACCGGTGCCTGGAAGGCCCGCCGGCGATTGACCCGTACACAGGCCTGTACATGTCGTATGGGATGAACTCGACGAATGACGGGACGTATTGCCTGTGGTACAGCACCGCGCTGGCGTCGATTGAGGCGCCGGCGGAGACCATCGTGGCGTCGGACAGCATGGATGGGCGCTATTACGTGTACTGGGCGGCCACGGCGCCGAACGAGCGATATGTGGACAAGCGGCACAATGATGGGGCGAACCACTTCTACGCGGACGGGCATGCGAAGTGGCAACTTGAGACAAAGCAGCGCGAGTGGACAGTCATCGCGAGCGACTGA
- a CDS encoding ribokinase produces MKVPRLPAPGETVTQGEYCQVLGGKGANTAVAAARAGGRVEFAACLGDDPFGRAMLEEFAADGIGTSHCLLIQGKPTGTALIMVGASGENCIAVAPGSNADLTPERVRELVPLIAGADWVLLQMEIPVESNRAILQVAQENDVDVLLNYAPVGNGELALSPAVSALVVNEVEAAALCGNSIESVADSFDAARRLVEQGPGLVVVTLGAEGLVACDGGQAIAIPAFTVKAVDTTAAGDTFCGALAAALAERRDLPDSLRFASAAAAISVTRMGAQPSIPKRAEIEAFLAEQESA; encoded by the coding sequence ATGAAGGTCCCGCGTCTTCCCGCACCCGGGGAGACGGTGACCCAGGGCGAGTACTGTCAGGTGCTCGGCGGTAAGGGCGCCAATACCGCGGTTGCTGCAGCCCGGGCGGGCGGCAGAGTGGAGTTCGCCGCCTGCCTGGGCGACGATCCTTTCGGGCGGGCAATGCTGGAAGAGTTTGCGGCGGATGGCATCGGGACGTCGCATTGCCTGCTGATCCAGGGCAAGCCCACGGGCACCGCGCTGATCATGGTGGGGGCGTCCGGTGAGAACTGCATCGCGGTAGCGCCGGGCAGCAATGCTGACTTGACCCCGGAACGAGTCCGGGAGCTTGTGCCGCTCATCGCGGGGGCCGACTGGGTGCTGCTGCAGATGGAGATTCCCGTGGAGAGTAACCGGGCGATACTGCAGGTCGCACAGGAGAACGACGTGGATGTTCTGCTGAACTATGCGCCGGTTGGGAATGGAGAACTGGCGCTGTCGCCGGCTGTTTCGGCGCTGGTGGTCAATGAGGTGGAAGCGGCGGCGCTTTGCGGGAACTCGATCGAGAGTGTTGCTGATTCCTTCGACGCGGCGAGGCGGCTGGTGGAGCAGGGACCGGGCCTGGTGGTGGTGACCCTGGGGGCGGAGGGGCTCGTCGCGTGCGACGGGGGACAGGCTATCGCCATTCCGGCCTTTACTGTGAAGGCTGTCGACACCACCGCGGCCGGTGACACCTTCTGTGGGGCTCTCGCAGCGGCCCTTGCCGAGAGGCGCGACTTGCCGGATTCGCTCCGGTTCGCCAGCGCGGCGGCTGCGATCAGCGTCACGCGAATGGGTGCGCAGCCGTCGATCCCGAAGCGTGCTGAGATTGAGGCTTTCCTGGCAGAGCAGGAGAGCGCGTGA
- a CDS encoding sugar ABC transporter substrate-binding protein, producing MVSRSHSASRAAGVRPAALALGALGLLSVFLLPGCITRHTDTTPPPAFTTITYAYWALDAEEISLTHALEDRFEAKNPSVQVRLVEVTDRYYDKLTTLFATGNAPDVMSLNYGRMGDFAREGLLADLSGFEGLESGEFTRSAWEAFAGIGPTVGRPGIVGIPRDWGPSNLLVVNVDALAAAGVAEPDPRWTWEQYADACRRLTVRDGSGAVRQYGGAICLYPYAALAWMRQAGGNVLAGDGERSTLSDPANVKALAFLKGLVEEGAIAPPDPARDESLERFQSGKAATAFVTPYSLGDLEEMTQTHWLLAPPLVGVREATGCIPTGIAISSDCEHKAAAFRLLRFLVTEGARQAAARGLCVPAWKPALDALEYGRREDERTRAARILREAVPLAAPHPVATHLAYETMMSELRRALEDVFVRDAEPHQALLRAEKRINSARP from the coding sequence ATGGTCTCCCGGAGCCACTCTGCGTCTCGAGCAGCAGGCGTCCGGCCTGCCGCCCTTGCCCTCGGGGCCCTGGGTCTGCTCTCGGTGTTCCTGCTGCCTGGTTGCATCACGCGTCACACCGACACCACGCCACCTCCCGCTTTCACCACCATTACGTACGCTTACTGGGCGCTGGATGCCGAAGAAATCAGCCTCACCCATGCCCTGGAGGATCGCTTCGAGGCGAAGAATCCGTCGGTGCAAGTGCGCCTGGTGGAAGTGACCGACCGCTACTATGACAAGCTGACAACCCTGTTTGCGACAGGGAACGCGCCGGATGTGATGTCGTTGAACTACGGCCGGATGGGGGACTTCGCACGGGAGGGGTTGCTGGCGGATCTGAGCGGGTTCGAAGGGCTTGAGAGCGGGGAGTTCACCAGGTCGGCGTGGGAGGCTTTCGCCGGGATCGGGCCGACGGTTGGGCGCCCGGGGATAGTGGGCATTCCCAGGGACTGGGGCCCAAGTAATCTGCTGGTGGTCAATGTGGATGCGCTGGCAGCGGCGGGTGTAGCGGAACCGGACCCGCGCTGGACGTGGGAGCAGTATGCAGACGCCTGTCGGAGGTTGACGGTTCGGGATGGCAGTGGCGCGGTGCGGCAATATGGCGGGGCGATCTGCCTGTACCCGTATGCGGCCCTGGCGTGGATGAGGCAGGCGGGAGGGAATGTGCTGGCGGGGGATGGCGAGAGGAGCACGCTGTCAGACCCGGCGAATGTGAAGGCTCTGGCGTTCCTGAAGGGCCTGGTGGAGGAGGGGGCCATTGCGCCGCCTGATCCGGCACGGGATGAGTCATTGGAGCGATTCCAGTCAGGGAAGGCCGCGACGGCGTTCGTTACCCCGTACTCGCTGGGAGACCTGGAGGAGATGACGCAGACGCACTGGTTGCTGGCGCCGCCCCTGGTGGGTGTGAGGGAAGCCACCGGGTGCATACCCACCGGAATCGCGATCTCCAGCGACTGCGAACACAAAGCGGCCGCCTTCCGATTGCTGCGTTTCCTCGTGACAGAGGGCGCGCGACAGGCAGCGGCGAGGGGGCTGTGTGTACCTGCGTGGAAGCCGGCCCTGGATGCGCTGGAGTACGGCCGGAGGGAGGATGAACGAACTCGCGCCGCCCGAATACTGCGTGAGGCCGTTCCCCTGGCGGCTCCCCATCCGGTGGCCACCCACCTGGCGTATGAGACGATGATGTCAGAGTTGCGGCGCGCCCTCGAGGATGTGTTCGTTCGCGACGCCGAGCCGCACCAGGCGCTTCTGCGCGCTGAAAAGCGCATCAACTCCGCGCGTCCATGA
- a CDS encoding radical SAM protein, with product MPFYKVTYSEKYRRASVHNRGCDYRCIGCAYKIRDVQPVEHWPSLEEIKATLLALDLQQLNFMGGEPTSCPDLPEMLRFGKQELGVRTMLGHTTAWRLPLENLDAANVSFKAFSNEKHLEYTGKPAEPVYRNFRRGFEAGIEMKASCVYIPGFIDRDEIRGMLEYLSGLSRAIPFHIMGYIPIPGTPWPRPTDEQMREIVEFAKGYQETVTFSHLTVEDARDYSRRDDRFKVVQVL from the coding sequence ATGCCCTTCTACAAGGTGACGTACTCGGAGAAATACCGCCGGGCCAGCGTACACAATCGTGGGTGCGACTATCGGTGCATCGGCTGCGCGTACAAGATCAGGGATGTGCAGCCGGTTGAACACTGGCCGAGCCTGGAGGAGATCAAGGCCACGCTGCTTGCGCTGGACCTGCAGCAGCTGAACTTTATGGGAGGGGAGCCCACGTCTTGTCCGGACCTGCCGGAAATGCTTCGGTTCGGGAAGCAGGAACTGGGGGTGCGGACCATGCTGGGGCATACGACGGCCTGGCGTCTGCCCCTGGAGAATCTGGATGCAGCGAACGTGTCTTTCAAGGCGTTCTCGAACGAGAAGCACCTTGAATACACGGGGAAGCCTGCGGAGCCGGTGTACAGGAACTTCCGGCGTGGGTTTGAGGCGGGCATCGAGATGAAAGCCAGTTGCGTCTACATCCCCGGGTTCATAGATCGTGATGAGATTCGGGGAATGCTGGAGTACCTTTCGGGGCTCTCCCGCGCGATCCCCTTCCACATCATGGGCTATATCCCAATCCCCGGCACGCCCTGGCCAAGGCCCACAGATGAGCAGATGCGGGAGATCGTGGAGTTCGCGAAAGGCTACCAGGAGACGGTCACGTTCTCGCACCTGACGGTGGAGGATGCGCGGGACTACTCGCGCCGCGACGACCGTTTCAAGGTTGTGCAGGTTCTGTAA